GAAAACGCCATAAAATTTAAAAATTGGCGGGTATAATTAAGCTTCTACGGCAAAATCTACGGATTGGCTCACGGGAGCCCATTGCGCGAATTCGGCTTGTAGCGCGTATAGTTTGTTCGTGGCTAGTTCCAGGGCGTCGCTGCCCAGTAGCAAATGCAGCGGCGGGTTTTCTACTTGGGCGGCATTAATAATAGCGGCTACGGCTTTCTCGGGGTCGCCGGGCTGGTTGCCGTTAATTTGTTCCTGGTGTAACCTTTGCATTTCGCGGGTACTTTGGTACTTGGGCAATTGTTTTTTTGCCGTTACCACGGAGCCAGCTTTTAAGAAATTTGTGCGGATATAACCCGGCAGCACCGCGGTAACTTTAATGTTAAAATCTTTCACCTCCATAGCTAATGCTTCGGTAAAACCAATTACGGCAAATTTGGTAGCGCAGTAAATGCCAAAACCCGGATAATCGCCGGACATGCCCGCTATAGACGAAATATTAAAAATATGCCCGAAACCTTGTTGGCGTAAATGCGGCAAGGTGGCCCGGATAATGTTTAAAGACCCAAACACGTTTACGTCGAAATTCTGGCGGGCTTCCTGGTCGGATAGTTCTTCCAGGCTACCAATTAAGCCGTAACCGGCGTTGTTTACCACGTAATCAATCTGGCCAAAAGTTTCGATTGTTTGGGCAATGGCTTGCGTTACGCTGGCTTCATCGGTAATATTCAGGGCCAAAGGTAAAAAGCTATTGTGGGTACTACTTATGGCTTGCTGCAATTGATCCAGATTCCGAGAGGTGGCCGCTACCCGGTATCCTTGCTCTAATAATTGCCGGGTAAGCGAAAGACCGATTCCCTGCGACGCTCCCGTAATAAACCATACTTTGTTCTGTTGCTTGTTCATAGCGTAATTGTTTTTTTGTACAGTACAA
The sequence above is a segment of the Adhaeribacter swui genome. Coding sequences within it:
- a CDS encoding oxidoreductase, with the translated sequence MNKQQNKVWFITGASQGIGLSLTRQLLEQGYRVAATSRNLDQLQQAISSTHNSFLPLALNITDEASVTQAIAQTIETFGQIDYVVNNAGYGLIGSLEELSDQEARQNFDVNVFGSLNIIRATLPHLRQQGFGHIFNISSIAGMSGDYPGFGIYCATKFAVIGFTEALAMEVKDFNIKVTAVLPGYIRTNFLKAGSVVTAKKQLPKYQSTREMQRLHQEQINGNQPGDPEKAVAAIINAAQVENPPLHLLLGSDALELATNKLYALQAEFAQWAPVSQSVDFAVEA